DNA sequence from the Penicillium psychrofluorescens genome assembly, chromosome: 3 genome:
TCAGGTACCCGATGTAGGTACGGGGCACGTACGTGCGGCGCTGGCTGCGACGCAGGATCACGAACAGGAGCACCATGACCGCGAAGATGACGAAATTGAGAACCAAGGTGCTCAGCAGCGCGGAGGCGGAGCCGCCCGTGGAGGACGGCGAGCTctcctggaggagctggttaGTTGTCGTCCATCATCGAAGAGAGGAGACGCGACATACCCGAGCGAACAGCTGGTGGAAGCCACTCGCGTGgtccgccatggtgaaggagaaggaagtgTTGAGATTCCTTGAGCTTCACTGGGTTATGTGCAGTCGAGAAGCACGTGTGTCAAAGGCACGAGTTGTCGGATGGGGAATTgttgggggagggaagaaagaggaaaagaagaaaggacAGAAAAGGGAGGAAaacaaggaaggaaaagaagggaagaaaaagcgaGCTTAAACAGAGGGGCAGCAGATCTGGCTACCATACGATCGGCGATCTTTTAATCCCTAACCAACAGGGGTAGTTAGTGCGTACCTACGGTCACTTAGGGGTTAGCGTGGTGATCGATCAAGTCTGGATCAACCAAGATTTGAGTAACCAATCTCGGGGTCGATGACTCCATCACTTCCTTCGCGTGTTGATTGCGACTCTGCGATCCCCGTCTTTGGCGATAGGTGCCACAGCACAACAATCTGTCCGACGCGTCGACCTCCTTACTGGCACTCCCTCTCGCCAGTCCAGTCGGACAATCCCGAACAAAAACCACCGCCACACCCAGCCACAGCCCAaagctccagctcgccgatCCCTATGACGCGGACCCGCGCAAACAGGGGTTGCAAGGCGGCAAGGGATACACTAGCCCAAGAATTCAGGGGTGCACGAGCCCTCGGGATTTGAGATTTGAGATAGTCATTGGCGAATCGTAGTAGCTACGACTAGCAGCTGAAGAAAAACCCGGACGAACTACTGGATCGACGGGGGCCGATTATCGAACCTTGGAAAGGGTATGTGGTATCACGCAGAGGCAGCAGAAAGAACGATCGCCCACGATGCCGATGAGCTGGATCCAATAGATCGGAGCGCTAGCACGCGCCTAGTTGGGCCGAGGTGGATGCGCTATTGACTAAGGATCTGATCTGCCCATGGGCCTGTGTGGTGATGGGCACTCAaattttattttttttttgggtccATCTTTTTGCCTCGGCAGAGAGAGGAACTACAACATCTGAATAATGGTGGGGAGGTTTCGCGCATACCGAACAGGAGATTGCATTTTTGCGCCACCGGGGCAAGCAAGTTTTGTCTCTTGTTCTCCATGGCGTTTCGGGAATGCTAGAATAACAACACCACTAGCGAATTGCGATATGCACCAGGAGCCAAATCGATGATGCCGATCGGCCATGGCCCTGAGTACCTAGCCGGTACCTCTCCGCACGCGGCTTGGAGACACGATACTTTCGGAGTACCTGGATCCTCGTATTCCGCTCGTCGATGGGATCGCCGATCCATGACGCTCACACCTACCGCTGGTCCTGGTCCCCGGACCCTGCCAAGCCGCCCCCCGTCGTCGATGACGTTTTCATCTCATATTGCATTGGAGCATTGACCAGGGGAAGAGGGGCAACCAGACGGTGTAGACTGCGTCCTTTGTAAGGGGTTGGTTCCAATTTGACAATCGGGATGGAATACTGAATGGAAATTATAAGATATGTTAAGAGCTATtcagagatatatattttttaACTACACCGGACCAACAGTGCCCACCTCCAATCCCTCTACAAAAACATCAATTCCACGAATCGGCGAGCGCAGCGCCAAAAAGCTCATGAGAATCTCATTGAACTGAAACTGGAGGTCCGGCCGAAGCTGCTTGTGCGCCTTCAGCAGCTCCCCCGTTGACCACCCACGCTCCGGGTCTCGTAGATCGGAATCGCAcccttcctccagcaggAGCCACACCAGGGTTTCGCAGGCCGGGTACTGGTCGAGATGATGTTCGCGCACCAATGTACACAGGTAGCGCAGGAACCGACCGGTGTTTTCCGGCGATTCCTGTAAATCCCACAGCGCCGCGGTGATGTAGATGAGCGCCGCTGTGCGGCTGACTTCTTGCGTCCGGTCGTCGCGGACTACGTACATGCGCGACGCGTGCGGGACTTGTGAGGGGCGCGGGCCGCTGGAGAGTAGGGGGAATAGGGGACTCTCCATTTGGAAGGCCTCGCGTCGAGGAGGCACGCGGGTGAGGTACTCCGCCGCGCTGTGCTTGCGCATCAGCTCTTCCGCGCCACGGAGAAAGGTCACTAGCCACCTCCACGAGGCGGGGACGATCGTCGTGCTTTGCGATGGTGTCATGATATACCGCACGTATTGTAAAAAAGCTTCCACCGGCATGTTGGTTCCGGTCCGCGGCCGCATGATTTGGACGGCCCAGTCGGCGTATTTCTGAGCGTCCTCCTTGCTCCCGAATCGCTCTTCCTGCAGAGCCATcccggccatggccatgaccaggtcatcttcCTTCACCTGCGTGGAGCccgtggcggcggcatcttcgATTAATTTTTTGGCCTGcccgacatggcgctggatTTCCTTGCTATCGGACAGACCGTATAGCTGCGCTTTCCATCGCGCACAGTATGCTAGGATCACCGCCTGAAACGAGAGGGGATGGCCCATAGCGGTCCGGAAAATTTGGTTCTTGAGATATGGGTTTTGGCCGGACCAGTAGCACAACTTGCTCGTCCAATAGTCTGCCAAGTCTAGATCCTCCCGGTCATAGGCCATCGGCAGACTTGAAAATGGATCTTTTCGAGAGGCATCGAGGATGGTGACGGGTGAGCCTAAATTCGATGGCCCCGTTGGGTGAGGATGTGGCTTCACCGATGCGAAACGTATTTGGAGCTGTTGCGAAGTACCACGTTAGCATCCACTATGGTTTTGCACACGGTGCCTGTACTCCCATACCGAATATTCCTCCTGTGATGGAGTGTCGGGTGCATTCATCGAGGCCGCCTCCACTATATTTGGACTTTCAACTTCGGTCTGTTCTGAcacatcttcttcgactgcCAGTGTCTCATGAGACATTTTGCGTTGTTTGCGTTTCTCCTGGACATGGTGGTGCATCACATGAGCTCGTTTTTCCTTGGATGAGGAATTCGAGTCGACGAAATAAAAGGCTCGATTTTGAGGCGGTTTCGTCTCCGCTGccccccgccgccgccttctggatctcccGGAGGCTGCGGGAGTATCATGAGAAGAACCTAGAGTTGGATCGGATCGCACGATGAGTTGGCCTGTTTGATACAAGTTTTACAATAGCGGGGCTATCACTCACCCGAAGATTCCGGCTCCTGCGGCCGGGGTGTAGATGCTGGCGCCTTGACCAACTTGCGCTCGTTCTCGGACATCTCGTGCCGCACAGTAGAGAAGACACTTTCTTGGTAGACACAATGGATGATTGCTACAGATGCATGCCGCACGGACGGTCACCAGAATTCCTCCAGCCAGGGACTCGGAATTTGAATAGAATCATCTCAGGCTCGGAATCTGTGCCAGCCCAGAGTGGAATTAGACGGGTAGTTCGTACGCACAGTGGGGAGGCAGTTTTGGGGATGAGGGAGAtaaggggagaagaagaagaagaaggggaaaaaaagggtatACACTCACAATCTAATTgcaagaaggaaagatgATCAAGATGATCCCCGAGAGATCCCCGAAAGGGGAATAAGCTGGCAGTCGCGGAGTCCAACTTGCCTAGGGGCTCTGGAGATGTGTAGAATTTAGAGTCTGCCTGCCAGGTGTGTAGTAGATAGGAGGTTTAGTGCGCCGTCTAGGAGAGTTCAAGCTTAAGTCGGGGTATGTGACCTGAGTGAGTGAAGGACCCATTCGGGGATCTCAGTGGGCCGGCGCCAGAGACCCGTCCACAAGAACTTGGAGCGGCAGCATTCAGGCGACCAAATTCGGCCGTATGCAGGGACTCGTGAATACTCACCTTGAATCGACTAATTAACTTCCTAACTACCTACTGTACTCAAACCGGGATATGCAAGTGGGCAGCATGCTGGAACGAAAGCATCAATCGTGCTGATCCGAGGAATCTGCCGTTTTGCCATTCTCCAATTTGGGGATGCGGCACGGCCGGCCTTACGTAACGCCAAAAATTAAACaacggcgatgatgacatcCGGCGCATCCAAAGGTGGCTGGACGAGTATTCGGCAGTATTCACGATATATCGATATTAGGTTCTTTCGGGTGAATGCCTGCTAGCTGCTGCCTTCTAGTAGGAAatccctctccctccacttcttcctcttccctttttctACTCCCCACCGACGCCTCGACCGCTTTATCTAGATATGGAGCTAGCCCCCCTCCCACTCACCACGGTTCTCGTAGAGTCACTACAACTTGCTGGTGGGGCCTATCGAAGCTGTGACCCGCCCTATGGTTTAGATTCGAGGATCTACAGAAGACCCTTGCCGGAGAGTTGGAGAAAGGATCGAAGGTGGATCTACAAAGTCCCATCTCGCAGATACAAAAGTCGACCTATGTACGATACCGACGACCGAAAGGGGGGCAGTGCGCCAGTGGGTCAATCCATACTTATGTCGACGCGCGCCTTGATAAGTTTGACCATAAGAAACGGATGGGGAGCCAAGAAGACTTGGCGCAGGTCAACAAACAGGCCATGATCATTGGCATAGATCGCAAATGGCTTCTTCTGTGCTTGGAAATATGACGCCCTCATTCCGAGGCCAGTTCGTCTACGGCACGGGCGCCTCAGGGatgacggagaaggagttgtACGCTATCCCGCTGATGGGGCCCCACGAAATGCAAGACTTTGACTTTGGCCCGAGGACCCTTCCGGAATGCTTCGGGGACAGTAACGATCTCCCAGTCAATAAGAATGAAGGGGAACTAACTTCCGGACGAGTACTAGGTAtcgtttttttttatttGCTTGTTTTGGACTAAGTTGAAGCCTGAAGTCTATCCACATCATCCGGGGAGGAATGGAGCGGGTCGAGGACGCAGGTTGCTTGCCTGTCTCCTGCCAATAACGGCATATCTATCCTCAGAGCACCCCGAGCCATACCCCGTCCTCTCCTAGGGCCTTCAATCTTCGATGTATTTTCAAAATGTGGGGAGAGACCgaatccaatccaatccaatccagtATGGAATCCCCAAAGTGGTTAGCTCGTTCCCCACCACTTAACACGTCCTGAACGCGGGCCAAACACGCGACGCgtgtttccttttttctctGCCCATCATCCACTCTTCCCTTCCATCAACCCCCTCCATCCCTGTTTACTTCCTCCTGGACCAGCGACCGATTCCTGGTTGCTCGCCATGTCTTCCCTTTTCGATGCAGTGCTCCAATCGGAGCTAGGCTCGGCCACGGGCCGCCAGAATAATATTCAGTCCGACCATCTGCCCAGTTCGCGCCGCTCCGAGAGCAATGGCCCCATGAGTGATATGAATGCCTTCCCCGATGACCAAGTGGTCGGTGCCAGCAGCTCGACGGTCAATCGTCTTCGAAACCCCTATGCTGCCGGTCCCCCACCCGTGATCGATGAGGCCGGTGAGAAAGTGCAGCAGGCCTTCGAGGAGTTGCTCGAAACCTTCATCGAAGaaccatcctcctccgcgcccccaacatcctcccagcgACTGAGCCCGCAGTATTACGTGTCGCAGATCAAGGGGATGAAGAAATTCGAACTGTCAACCCTTTACGTGGACTTCACTCACCTGACATCCCTCCCAAACCCAATTTTGGCCGACGCCATTGCCAGCCAGTACTACCGCTTCCTGCCCTTCTTGACCAAGGCTCTGCACAACCTGATTGCCAAATACGAGCCGGAATACTTCCTCTCCCACCGCCTCAACGGAAGCGCctcttcggcggcgagcaCTTCCGATACCAACGCGTTTGCGAACGTGTCTGATAAATCGGATTTGGATCAGCGCATCCGCCAGAAGACGCGTCACCAGCAGACCGACCGGCTGTTTTCCCTGGCTTTCTACAACCTGCCCCTGGTCTCCCGTCTGCGGCAGCTTCGAACGGCGCAGATCGGAAAGCTGTTATCAGTCTCGGGAACGGTCACCCGAACTTCTGAAATCCGACCGGAATTGTATCTGGGAACTTTCATCTGTGAGGGCTGCAGGTCCATAGTCCAGAACGTCGAGCAGACCTTCAAATACACAGAGCCAAGCGAGTGCCCGAACAAAACCTGCGGTAACCGCATTGGATGGCGTCTGGATATCGGGAAAAGTACATTTGTGGATTGGCAGAAAGTGAAGCTTCAGGAATCGTCCCACGAAATCCCTACCGGTAGCATGCCGCGCACCATGGACATCATCCTCCGTGGTGAGATGGTCGACCGCGCCAAGGCCGGTGAACGGTGCATTTTCACGGGTACCCTGATCGTGGTCCCCGACGTGAGTCAACTAGGCCTGCCCGGTGTGCGCCCAGAAGCGGTTCGCGACAATGGCGCTTTCCGCAGCACCGAggtcggcggtggtggagtGTCCGGTCTGAAAGCCCTGGGTGTTCGAGACCTCACCTACCGACTGGCTTTCCTTGCCTGCATGGTGACCCCGGACACCACAACTCCCGGGCAGaagccagagcagcagctgAGTGGCCAGTCAGACAACATCCTGGCTTCTCTGAACCAAACTCAGGAATCTGACATCCCGAGCGAGGATGCGCAGGAAGCGTTCCTTCAAAACCTCTCCCCCGCTGAAGTCCAAGACTTGAAACAGCTGGTCCATACCGACCGCATTTATAGCAGATTGGTGGATTCGATCGCACCCATGATCTTTGGTCATAAGCAAATCAAGAAGGGCTTGCTCCTTCAGCTGCTTGGTGGTGTCAGCAAAAGGACGGAGCGGGAGAGCATGCAACTGCGTGGTGATATCAACGTCTGTATTGTTGGTGACCCGTCCACCAGCAAGAGTCAGTTTTTGAAGTAAGTCATACCGAACCGTTCTCGAATGGTTGGATTCTAATGCACTATTTTCAGATACATTTGCTCTTTGCATCCTCGCGCGGTATACACCAGTGGTAAGGCTTCGTCGGCTGCTGGTTTGACTGCGTCGGTCGTCAAGGATGCCGAGACTGGAGAGTTCACCATCGAGGCAGGTGCACTGATGCTTGCAGTAAGTTGACTTTTCTCACCACCTCTGCAAAATCTCAATTTCTGATATGTTCTTATAGAACGGTGGTGGCATTTGTGCAATTGATGAATTTGACAAGATGGACATCGCCGATCAGGTCGCCATTCACGAAGCAATGGAGCAACAGACCATCTCTATTGCCAAAGCTGGCATTCACACCACTCTCAATGCCCGCGCATCCATTCTTGCCGCCGCTAACCCCGTCGGCGGCCGATACAACCCAAAACAAACCCTGCGTCAAAATTTGAACTTCAGCGCTCCGATCATGAGTCGTTTCGATGTGTTCTTCGTCATTCGCGATGAACCCAAAGAGGCGGTGGACCGCAACCTGGCCAACCACATTGTTAACGTGCACATGAATCGCGATGACGCCGTCGAGCCTGAGCTCAGCAccgagcagctgcagcgtTATATCCGGTTTGCGCGGACGTTCCGCCCTGTTTTCACGgacgaggccaaggccctTTTAGTCGAAAAGTACAAGGAGCTCCGTGCCAATGACGCGCAGGGAGGCATGGGTCGCTCATCATACCGCATCACCGTTCGTCAGCTCGAGTCCCTGATTCGCTTGTCTGAGGCTGTTGCCAAGGCCAACTGTGTCGAGGAAGTCATTCCCAAGTTTGTGGTTGAGGCCTacgatctccttcgccaGAGTATTGTGACggttgagaaggatgacGTCGAAgtggacgaggatgaagcaCCTGCCCGTGCAGCCAATGGTGATGAAGACCAGGAGATGGCCGACCAAGATCGTGACCGTGACGGCGACAGCCCCATGCGCGATGAtgcagagcagcagcagactcAGCAAAGACgccagaagacgaagatcaCTTGGGACAAGTTCAATGCGATCATGAACCTGATCCTGCGGCGTGTTCACGAAGATGAGCAGAACTCGGGCGAGGGTGTcgagcaagaagatcttATGCTCTGGTACCTGGAGCAGATTGAAAATCGGCTGAACACGAAAGAAGATTACGACTCCGAGCGTAGTCTGACCGCGAAGGTCCTGAAGCGCATGGTGAAGGTGAGCTGCTTTGACCCTTTTTCATTTCTGATATGCTAACTGACGACTCCTGCAGGACAAATTGCTGTTGCGTATCACTGGCTCGGGTCTCATGGATTCCGAAGAGTCAAGTGCGGACCAGCACAAGATCCTTTACGTCATGCACCCAGACTGTGTCTACGAAGAGATGTGAGGTGACACCATGTATTCTGTTTCCTGGGTTCCTATCTTGTCTTCCGGGTTGGTTTAAAGGTTGCATTTATTTTTCAAGGAAGGGAGCATGGGGTTCTGAGTAATGatattttttcttttctgaTAGGATACGGAATGTATAATTTGCCATTTAACACTTATTTTAAGATACAAAAAGGTCCCTATGTAGTCttgtggatgatgttctggCAAAACTTAGTGCTAAATCCATTTATCCAGCGATACATCATACTACGGATGGTGTCATTGTCACTAAATACTTTCCGATCAGCTAGCGACTGCTGGCTTTCCAGGTGCAGGTTTCGTGGCCGGCTGATGATAATTCGGAGAGAACATTACGAAATGCACCCTTTCGGCTGACGAGGATGTGCGACGATAATGATTCCAGCATTCCGTCCCAGGAATATATATCTGCGGCTCCAGAAGCCACCTTGGCAAGTGTCAACCAGAAGAGTGCATTGTTTGACATTGCACTGGTGCAGTGTATTGCTGTCAAAAACAGAAACAATAACTGCACGGCCATTCTCTCCGATACTACTGTTCCTTTATATCTCACCTCGTGGGTGGTCGGTCAGTTTATGTCTGCCACCTTTAGATTTCACTTTGATCATCTCGCAGCTAATATATAGTAGCAATTTTTCCATAACCTCTACATGGACCACACTATCAAGATAAATGCATGGGCTTTGCTAAGGCTAAGACTCAATTGGTCCGAAATGGGACCAAACATCCATTTTGGCGAGCTCATCACCCAAGCCGACTAACATGGGGGTCTCTTCGAAACAAATCAGTAGTTTGTGGCTGTCTGCCGTGATCGATTTTACTACATTTCTGTTTTATCTCTAGAGTCTAATATAGAACTAACATGTTGGAAGCCTTGTTTTGTGCAATTGATGCATGCTTAACCCTAATTCTTTTCGTTTCCCATTCCCTATGATCTGCATGCGGTGCATCGCGATACATTTACGAATCCAcggaaaaaagaagagaaaaagaattgCTCCTATATTGCATTATCCAACGACCTTTGACACCACGCGCCATCACGCCTGCCGTCAACTTGATGATGTCAGACTTTGGAATCGATAGCAAGACATTGGCCTGCTTTGTTATTTCCGGATTTGTAGTCGGCTTTGGACAAATTGTCGTCTCAGCTGATAACTGAAACTAGATTCTATCTGGTGACTTTAAATAGTCATAACCGACTACTTCAAACAGATAGAGCGAGTGAAATTTCAAGTTAGATCCACACTACACATTGGACTGGCTTATCTAGCACTTTTGATGCACTAAGTGTCTTTGGAAATGCACACATAAGTATTCTGTAGAACATTCAACAGTATATACCAACCTTCAGCAGATACTGCAATGACTGCGTTACTTGTAAAAATCGAGAGTATCCTCGCGCCTACCATGAGTATCGGAAATGTCGATCCTCCTTGTCTGTTAGATCAGCCTTCGGCAATCCGTTCTCGTCAAGTGCAACTTCCCGCCTCGTGGTGCCCTCGACAATTGCATTGGCATCAACATCTCGCTTTTTATTATCATGCATGCATAGAAAGCGATAAATAATCACCGTCACAAAAAGTAGACACCAAGTTACAATGCCAGTGATCACACCTTCGGTATACCGAGGGTTGTGGGTCCATAGCTGGGGGGACCCTATACAGCCAGCGCAGTAGCCGATGAAGAACATGGTATTGACAGTAGCACGTTTGGTATTACCCTTGACATTTGACGCAGCGAGTGAGAGAAGAATCGACATAGAAGCTGTAATGCAAGAGGACTGTACGGTGAAAGTCAATATATGCATTTTTTCGAGCCAGCAATAACAACTTACCAGCCAGGCGGCGACGATCAGACCCCATTCAGCGGTCACAGTGAGCTTCAGGAGGAATATACAGCCAATAAAGGGGGGCACTATGAGTGCTAGAACGACAAGGGTCCGCTGtcggggaaagaaaaagaccagCGCGGTACCGATCCATAAAAGTGCAATCTGAACAGCACCTGACGGGGCAGTGTACAACATCGTGTCAAGCTTACCATAGCCAATTGACTCGATGACAAGCGTTGCAAAGGTCAGCACTGGGGACTGCATGGTCACCAACACACCGAACCAGAAGACGGACCACGCTTTTGGATCCAACAGTGTCTCCTTCAGTTGAGATACCGAAAAGGAAGTTTTGTCGCCACCGTCACGATCTTCGGCCATGCGGAGAGATAACACTTCTTTCTCGCGTGCGTTCAGGAACCAGGCATCCTTGGGCCCACTGGGAACCAGAATAAAAAACCCAATTCCAGCGACGACAGTCAGCGCACCACAGATGATGAACAACACTCGCCATGGCTGAATTGATAGCGATGTATTTTTGCCAATCCCGTACATGACCAAGCAGCCAATTACCTGGGCAAGACCATTCATACTAATCCAAAGAGCGGTGCGAACAGTATGTTCTTTCTTACGGTACCAGATAGACGTGATAGTCACGAAGGAAGGAGATACAGCACCCTCACTAAAGCCGAGTAAAAATCGCACAGCAGCAAAGCCGGCATAACTCTTCGGTGCAGCAAGGCACATGCAGATGATTCCCCAAATAATGCTATTCAACCCTTGTTAGCGAGAAATGATTTTACGAAGAAGAGACAATCATACACCGTAGACCCGACAAATTTTGTCAGGGGAAGCCGGCTCATGAGGTAAATAAAGGGATATTCGGAAATTAGTTGGCCGACATAGAAGATTGAGGTGCACCAGGAATATTGCGAGCTCGTCATGTCAAGGTCCTCCATCAGACCAAATACTGCGGCGTAACTGAGACTTTGCTTGTCAAGATACtgcagaaagaagacgaAACACATCTTGTGGTGTATGCGATCAGCAAAAGCATCAAATTTTGCAAAAAGCTTTGTTTTGGGCTCTCACAAATGGCAAAATAACCATATCAATTTTCCGCAAGACTGTTTTCTCTTCCGCTGGGGTGTATCCCTCACTGAAGTCGAGGATCTCACCGGCCGCATTTTGGCCATCGTCATTTGACACGGGGCTCTTTGTTTCCTCCATCGGATTGAGATATGGACGCCAATGATCGGGGAAGGGTTTTCTAACCAGAGGCTAAATTGGGTGTCTAGGGAGAGAGCtaggagaaggaaagagcaCAGCGGCATCACAGGGGTGGAGACTCTATTGTTATAATCGGCACTCCCAAATCTCCCCGCGCACAGGTCATGGAGATATCTTTATTGGGCAAAGATAGGCTTCGTTGATCAGGCAGGTGGGGAATGTGTACATTCACCCGACGTGAGGCCATCGGATAGGGCGACCGTATCGGTAATGTGGCTGGGCAGATTGCCGCCCTtatggggggggggggggcggGCGACAGGAGCTGGCGATTAGCCTGTTTTAAATCGCATAGGAACTCAAATTATCTCTTTTGCAATATCGTTAAAATTTTTGGTGCCATAGTAATTCTGAAAATGACCCAACGCAGCCAGGTTCCTGGCTCCGACGTTAAGCCCTGGCTTCGCCCGGCTCCGCAGGGTTATCTGTTCACCAACGCCAACATTGTCGACGTGCAGGCGGGCACGATTTCGAAAAGCGCATCCCTCACAACACGCCAGGGAAAAATCCATTCCATCTCCCAGACAGTCCCTGAGCCCCTGCCGACAGATCTCACAATTGTGGACTGTCAGGGCCGGTATCTCTGCCCCGGTCTTTTTGATGCCCATGTTCACCTATGTGCTGTTCCAGGATTTGGCGATCTTTCCAAGGCCTTTGGCAATCCTAATGATGTACATCTCTTGCGACAGCCTTATTCTGCTGCCCAGATGCTTCACCGCGGTTTTACCAGTATCCGTGACTGCGGCGGTGCTCAACTCGCCTTGAAAGAAGCCATTGAAGATGGTGTCTTTCCAGGTCCTCGTGTTTTTATTTCCGGACATGCTCTTTCTCAATTTGGTGGGCACGGAGATCTCCGCGGTTCGCACGAACCAACCGAGTGTTGTGGCGGCCTGCATAGTAACAATCACTTGGGTCGTTTGTGTAACGGTGTGCCTGAGTGCATGGCTGCTGTACGCGAAGAAATCCGCTGTGGTGCAAATTTTATCAAGATCATGGGATCCGGGGGTGTAGCGTCTCCAACCGACAAGCTGGAGCACCTCCAATTCACCGCTGCCGAGATCCAGGCCATGGTCGAGTGTGCAAGCAATGCTGGGACGTTTGTGACTGCCCATGCATACACCGTTAAGGCTATCCGACACTGCATTGACAATGGTGTCCGGGGAATCGAACATGGCAACTTTGTCGACCCACCCACTGCGCGTCtcatggcggagaagggtGTCTACCTGACCCCAACGCTTATCGCATATGCTCAGATGGCCTCAGATCGCTGGAAGGGCTATTTGCCCCCAGAGTCGCAAAGCAAGAACTCACAGGTGCTTAAATCTGGACTGGAGGCATTGAAAATCGCTTCTGAGGCTGGAGTCACTATGTGCTATGGCTCCGACCTGCTAGGCCCATTGGGCTCTGCTCAGACGCATGAGTTTGCACTACGTTCTCACATTCTCTCTCCGCTAGAGGTCCTACGCAGTGCCACTGTGAACCCAGCCAAGATGATGGGCTGGGAGGGCTCCATTGGCCAGCTCAAAGAAGGGTTTATCGCTGATGTAGTGATACTAAATGGAAACCCTCTGGAGGATGTGACTGTTTTTGATCGGCCTGAAGAACATGTTCTTGGGGTGATGAAAGATGGCCGCGTTTATAGAAGTCGGTGGAATGCGCTTCCTGAGGATGCAGATATTCCGGTGAGGGTATAGGTGTCTGAGCACAATGGATGACTTATTGATAGAGCGTGAAAAGCCTCACCATTGTAAGAGCCAGATATAATAGTTACTTGACAATTATATATTTTGCGACCCTTCAACCACTGCTAACTcgaattttctttttcgtaATTAATGTTTCATAAAAAGGGCATTACTCAACAATATCAAAATTATACCTCTGGCGGAGGCAGATAGCCGACTCTCCTCGGTAAAGGGGTCAGTCCATTCCCCACTTCTCCTCCAGGGCTTATCTCTGAAGCTTATTCGGACAGATTCCCGACAGAATATCACGGCTAACTTCCTCCCCGCATGCCGGCTGGGGTATCCCTTTTTCACAGTGCCGCAGCGATGGACTCGCCTGCTGCAATTCGGAGGAGACGCCGACGGCGCGTCACTGAAGAGAATCGTAAGAGGGCGCCTCGCGCGTATGCATGCCGCTAAATT
Encoded proteins:
- a CDS encoding uncharacterized protein (ID:PFLUO_004806-T1.cds;~source:funannotate), whose product is MSENERKLVKAPASTPRPQEPESSGSSHDTPAASGRSRRRRRGAAETKPPQNRAFYFVDSNSSSKEKRAHVMHHHVQEKRKQRKMSHETLAVEEDVSEQTEVESPNIVEAASMNAPDTPSQEEYSLQIRFASVKPHPHPTGPSNLGSPVTILDASRKDPFSSLPMAYDREDLDLADYWTSKLCYWSGQNPYLKNQIFRTAMGHPLSFQAVILAYCARWKAQLYGLSDSKEIQRHVGQAKKLIEDAAATGSTQVKEDDLVMAMAGMALQEERFGSKEDAQKYADWAVQIMRPRTGTNMPVEAFLQYVRYIMTPSQSTTIVPASWRWLVTFLRGAEELMRKHSAAEYLTRVPPRREAFQMESPLFPLLSSGPRPSQVPHASRMYVVRDDRTQEVSRTAALIYITAALWDLQESPENTGRFLRYLCTLVREHHLDQYPACETLVWLLLEEGCDSDLRDPERGWSTGELLKAHKQLRPDLQFQFNEILMSFLALRSPIRGIDVFVEGLEVGTVGPV
- a CDS encoding uncharacterized protein (ID:PFLUO_004807-T1.cds;~source:funannotate), producing the protein MSSLFDAVLQSELGSATGRQNNIQSDHLPSSRRSESNGPMSDMNAFPDDQVVGASSSTVNRLRNPYAAGPPPVIDEAGEKVQQAFEELLETFIEEPSSSAPPTSSQRLSPQYYVSQIKGMKKFELSTLYVDFTHLTSLPNPILADAIASQYYRFLPFLTKALHNLIAKYEPEYFLSHRLNGSASSAASTSDTNAFANVSDKSDLDQRIRQKTRHQQTDRLFSLAFYNLPLVSRLRQLRTAQIGKLLSVSGTVTRTSEIRPELYLGTFICEGCRSIVQNVEQTFKYTEPSECPNKTCGNRIGWRLDIGKSTFVDWQKVKLQESSHEIPTGSMPRTMDIILRGEMVDRAKAGERCIFTGTLIVVPDVSQLGLPGVRPEAVRDNGAFRSTEVGGGGVSGLKALGVRDLTYRLAFLACMVTPDTTTPGQKPEQQLSGQSDNILASLNQTQESDIPSEDAQEAFLQNLSPAEVQDLKQLVHTDRIYSRLVDSIAPMIFGHKQIKKGLLLQLLGGVSKRTERESMQLRGDINVCIVGDPSTSKSQFLKYICSLHPRAVYTSGKASSAAGLTASVVKDAETGEFTIEAGALMLANGGGICAIDEFDKMDIADQVAIHEAMEQQTISIAKAGIHTTLNARASILAAANPVGGRYNPKQTLRQNLNFSAPIMSRFDVFFVIRDEPKEAVDRNLANHIVNVHMNRDDAVEPELSTEQLQRYIRFARTFRPVFTDEAKALLVEKYKELRANDAQGGMGRSSYRITVRQLESLIRLSEAVAKANCVEEVIPKFVVEAYDLLRQSIVTVEKDDVEVDEDEAPARAANGDEDQEMADQDRDRDGDSPMRDDAEQQQTQQRRQKTKITWDKFNAIMNLILRRVHEDEQNSGEGVEQEDLMLWYLEQIENRLNTKEDYDSERSLTAKVLKRMVKDKLLLRITGSGLMDSEESSADQHKILYVMHPDCVYEEM
- a CDS encoding uncharacterized protein (ID:PFLUO_004808-T1.cds;~source:funannotate) translates to MTQRSQVPGSDVKPWLRPAPQGYLFTNANIVDVQAGTISKSASLTTRQGKIHSISQTVPEPLPTDLTIVDCQGRYLCPGLFDAHVHLCAVPGFGDLSKAFGNPNDVHLLRQPYSAAQMLHRGFTSIRDCGGAQLALKEAIEDGVFPGPRVFISGHALSQFGGHGDLRGSHEPTECCGGLHSNNHLGRLCNGVPECMAAVREEIRCGANFIKIMGSGGVASPTDKLEHLQFTAAEIQAMVECASNAGTFVTAHAYTVKAIRHCIDNGVRGIEHGNFVDPPTARLMAEKGVYLTPTLIAYAQMASDRWKGYLPPESQSKNSQVLKSGLEALKIASEAGVTMCYGSDLLGPLGSAQTHEFALRSHILSPLEVLRSATVNPAKMMGWEGSIGQLKEGFIADVVILNGNPLEDVTVFDRPEEHVLGVMKDGRVYRSRWNALPEDADIPVRV